A single region of the Hyphomicrobiales bacterium genome encodes:
- a CDS encoding 2-keto-4-pentenoate hydratase, whose amino-acid sequence MSEPSAVTAIALAFANARAEARALPSFPGTVPDSFEAAYAVQKAAMGAHPANLRGWKVAMVRPDWRTAFPEERLVGPVYHVIDVPDGGTATMPAINGGYTAAEAEFVAVMAQDLPPREKPYEAAEVAAAISALHIGAEIAGSPLVNLNDLGPGSIISDFGCNAGVVLGPEVLGWQSRPWEGLTAKSTVNGAAVGEGAAAGVPGTPLAAVVFLANRLSRLGITLRAGDLVSTGMVTGIHKVAAGDRAVIDFGDCGQFTIDFVTAKPID is encoded by the coding sequence ATGAGCGAGCCATCCGCCGTAACGGCCATCGCGCTGGCCTTTGCCAATGCGCGCGCCGAAGCCCGCGCCCTGCCGAGTTTTCCCGGTACGGTGCCGGACAGTTTCGAGGCAGCCTATGCCGTGCAGAAAGCGGCCATGGGCGCCCATCCCGCCAATCTGCGCGGCTGGAAGGTGGCCATGGTCAGGCCGGATTGGCGAACAGCGTTCCCGGAGGAGCGGCTGGTCGGCCCGGTCTACCATGTCATCGACGTGCCGGATGGCGGTACGGCAACCATGCCTGCGATCAACGGCGGTTACACGGCAGCGGAAGCGGAGTTCGTCGCCGTGATGGCGCAGGATCTCCCGCCGCGCGAGAAGCCTTATGAAGCAGCGGAAGTGGCGGCGGCGATCAGTGCCCTTCATATCGGGGCAGAAATTGCCGGCAGCCCGCTGGTCAATCTCAACGATCTCGGACCGGGCTCCATCATCAGCGATTTCGGCTGCAATGCCGGTGTCGTGCTCGGCCCGGAAGTCCTGGGCTGGCAATCCCGCCCCTGGGAGGGCCTCACCGCGAAATCCACGGTCAATGGCGCTGCCGTTGGCGAAGGTGCCGCGGCCGGCGTGCCGGGAACGCCTCTCGCCGCCGTGGTTTTCCTGGCGAACAGGCTATCGCGCCTGGGCATCACGCTGAGGGCGGGAGACCTTGTCTCGACAGGTATGGTGACCGGCATCCACAAGGTGGCGGCGGGCGATCGGGCCGTCATCGATTTCGGCGATTGCGGCCAGTTCACCATCGATTTCGTGACGGCAAAGCCGATCGATTAG